A genome region from Mesorhizobium sp. B2-1-8 includes the following:
- a CDS encoding P1 family peptidase, with product MARTVADFGLTRGTLPAGTHNAITDVPGVRVGHCTLRDGDVNTGVTAILPHGGNLFRSKVMAACHVINGFGKTVGLMQVEELGTIETPILLTNTLSVGTCATALICDAIRQNPEIGRTTGTVNPVVGECNDGPLNDIQAMAISEEHALAALADAREGAVEQGNVGAGTGMSCFGFKGGIGSASRKIALGGGHHLGVLVLSNFGRPGDLLLPDGRRPDPRRQAEAERGSIMVVLATDVPLENRQLERVARRAGAGVARLGSFWGNGSGDIAIAFSTGNAIDHDENRDLVPLLALNEARIDILFQAAAEATQETVLNSMLSAEAFTGRSGTHRASLADWLRDEAKRR from the coding sequence ATGGCAAGGACCGTCGCTGATTTCGGCCTGACCCGCGGCACCTTGCCGGCGGGCACGCACAACGCGATCACCGATGTGCCCGGCGTGCGCGTCGGTCACTGCACGCTGCGCGACGGCGACGTCAACACCGGCGTGACCGCGATCCTGCCGCATGGCGGAAACCTGTTCCGCAGCAAGGTGATGGCGGCATGCCATGTCATCAACGGCTTCGGCAAGACCGTCGGGCTGATGCAGGTCGAGGAACTCGGCACCATCGAGACGCCTATCCTCTTGACCAACACGCTTTCAGTCGGCACCTGCGCCACGGCGCTGATCTGTGACGCCATCCGCCAGAACCCCGAGATCGGCCGCACCACTGGAACCGTCAATCCGGTGGTCGGTGAGTGCAATGACGGTCCGCTGAACGACATCCAGGCCATGGCGATATCGGAGGAGCATGCCCTTGCCGCGTTGGCCGATGCCCGTGAAGGCGCGGTCGAACAGGGCAATGTCGGCGCCGGAACGGGAATGAGCTGCTTCGGCTTCAAGGGCGGCATCGGCTCCGCGTCCAGGAAGATCGCGCTTGGCGGCGGACATCATCTTGGCGTTCTCGTCCTGTCGAATTTCGGCCGGCCCGGAGACCTCCTCCTGCCCGATGGGCGCCGGCCCGACCCCAGGCGGCAGGCCGAGGCCGAACGCGGCTCGATCATGGTCGTGCTGGCGACGGATGTGCCGCTCGAAAACCGTCAGCTGGAGCGTGTGGCGCGCCGCGCGGGCGCCGGCGTCGCCAGGCTCGGTTCCTTCTGGGGCAATGGCAGCGGCGACATCGCCATCGCCTTCAGCACCGGCAACGCTATCGACCACGATGAAAACCGCGATCTGGTGCCGCTGCTCGCGCTCAACGAAGCACGCATCGACATTCTCTTCCAGGCGGCGGCGGAAGCGACGCAGGAAACGGTGCTGAACTCCATGCTGTCCGCCGAGGCTTTCACCGGCAGGTCCGGCACGCATCGCGCATCGCTCGCCGACTGGCTGCGCGACGAGGCCAAAAGGCGATAG
- a CDS encoding MFS transporter: protein MSLPLVALFIAAFAFGTTEFVIAGVLPQVAHGLGVSVPSAGYLVSGYACGIAIGGPLLALATKSLPRKTLLLGLAVAFTIGQAACALAPDFTSMLLLRIAVAVAHGAYFGVAMVVAVGLVREDQRGMAVAVILSGLTVSNVIGVPAGTAIGNIWGWRATFWVMGALGVAATLAMAALLPRTTGYQAKAASLASEVRVLARQQVWTSLILMLMLMLGQFCLFTYITPTLLEVTGLDENLVPWVLLLNGVGATLGVFLGGKLSDWKLMPSLITMLALQAVTLAIIYAVSPYPVPMVIAVIVWGGLNFAIGTPIQTRILSWTADASGLAASLIPSGFNIGIALAASLGAAMLNAGYGYRSLPVVGAFAMAVAVIVAVISQLWERRSDISPPVPAAAE, encoded by the coding sequence ATGTCGCTGCCGCTCGTCGCCTTGTTCATCGCCGCTTTCGCTTTCGGCACCACCGAATTCGTCATCGCCGGCGTGCTGCCGCAGGTGGCGCATGGGCTTGGCGTTTCGGTTCCCTCCGCCGGCTATCTCGTCTCCGGCTATGCCTGCGGCATCGCCATCGGCGGGCCGCTGCTGGCGCTCGCCACCAAGTCCTTGCCGCGCAAGACCTTGCTGCTCGGCCTCGCCGTCGCCTTCACCATCGGCCAGGCAGCCTGCGCGCTGGCGCCCGATTTCACCTCAATGCTGTTGCTGCGCATTGCCGTGGCTGTCGCGCATGGCGCCTATTTCGGCGTCGCCATGGTGGTCGCGGTCGGCCTGGTGCGCGAGGACCAGCGCGGCATGGCGGTCGCCGTCATCCTGTCGGGCCTCACCGTCTCCAACGTCATCGGCGTGCCGGCCGGCACTGCCATAGGCAACATCTGGGGCTGGCGCGCGACCTTCTGGGTGATGGGCGCACTGGGCGTGGCGGCAACTCTGGCCATGGCGGCCCTGTTGCCGCGCACCACCGGATATCAGGCCAAGGCGGCGAGCCTTGCCAGCGAAGTCCGCGTGCTGGCGCGCCAGCAGGTCTGGACCTCGCTGATCCTGATGCTGATGCTGATGCTCGGCCAGTTCTGCCTGTTCACCTACATCACCCCGACGCTGCTGGAGGTGACAGGGCTCGACGAAAATCTGGTGCCCTGGGTGCTGCTGCTCAACGGCGTCGGCGCCACGCTTGGCGTCTTTCTCGGCGGCAAACTGTCGGACTGGAAACTGATGCCGTCGCTGATCACCATGCTCGCCCTGCAGGCGGTGACGCTGGCCATCATCTATGCCGTCAGCCCCTACCCCGTGCCGATGGTTATTGCCGTCATCGTCTGGGGCGGCCTCAACTTCGCCATCGGCACCCCGATCCAGACCCGCATCCTGTCCTGGACGGCCGACGCTTCCGGCCTCGCCGCCTCGCTCATCCCGTCCGGCTTCAATATCGGCATCGCATTGGCCGCGTCGCTGGGCGCCGCCATGCTCAATGCAGGCTACGGCTATCGCAGCCTGCCGGTTGTTGGCGCCTTTGCGATGGCGGTTGCCGTCATCGTGGCTGTCATCTCCCAACTCTGGGAACGGCGCAGCGACATCAGCCCGCCGGTACCGGCGGCCGCCGAATAA
- a CDS encoding DUF2061 domain-containing protein — protein MDTHSRSFAKALSWRVTGTIDTMIISLVVTGSIKLAAAIGMTEVVTKSLLYYFHERAWLKIPYGRKSAT, from the coding sequence ATGGACACCCATTCGCGCAGTTTCGCCAAGGCGCTTTCCTGGCGTGTGACCGGCACAATCGATACGATGATCATCTCGCTGGTGGTGACCGGAAGCATCAAGCTGGCGGCAGCCATCGGCATGACCGAAGTCGTCACCAAGTCGCTGCTCTATTATTTTCATGAGCGGGCGTGGCTGAAGATTCCTTACGGACGTAAGTCCGCGACCTGA